Proteins encoded by one window of Brienomyrus brachyistius isolate T26 chromosome 1, BBRACH_0.4, whole genome shotgun sequence:
- the rsph1 gene encoding radial spoke head 1 homolog: MSDTGSENLEEPIYLGEYHGDRNEIGERHGVGKAVLPNGDTYHGVYENGKRSGTGTYLFKNGACYIGEYYMNKKHGQGIIYYPDGSKYEGGWVNDQRQGHGVYTYNNGDTYNGEWLQNQRHGHGVYTYHDTGSRYVGTWMFGKIESSAGELVHLNHKYQGNFHNNNPSGPGRYVFDIACEQHGEFGQVDQERVLDEEEEDPVAAVHLKWRPVSISGLTH, translated from the exons ATGTCAGATACGGGATCAGAGAATTTAGAAGAGCCGATTTACCTTGGA GAATATCATGGCGATAGAAACGAAATTGGGGAGAGACACGGAGTCGGGAAGGCAGTGCTCCCCAACGGAGATACCTATCATGGAGTATATGAAAACGGCAAAAGGAGCGGAACT GGAACTTACCTTTTTAAAAATGGAGCTTGTTACATTGGAGAATATTACATGAACAAGAAACATGGGCAGGGAATTATCTACTACCCTGATGGATCCAAATATGAAG GAGGATGGGTGAATGACCAGCGACAAGGTCACGGTGTTTACACATATAACAATGGAGACACATATAATGGAGAATGGTTGCAAAATCAGAG GCATGGGCACGGTGTTTACACCTATCATGACACTGGCTCCAGGTATGTGGGTACCTGGATGTTTGGAAAGATTGAATCATCAGCAGGCGAGTTAGTACATCTCAACCACAAATATCAAGGAAACTTTCACAATAATAAT CCTTCTGGCCCAGGGAGGTATGTGTTTGACATTGCTTGTGAGCAGCATGGAGAATTTGGTCAAGTAGATCAG GAAAGGGTGCTtgatgaagaagaagaagaccCAGTTGCTGCTGTACATCTAAAGTGGCGTCCAGTTTCTATCTCTGGTCTTACACACTAG
- the vps16 gene encoding vacuolar protein sorting-associated protein 16 homolog, with protein sequence MAFVTASWNPLGEAFYRKIELYEMGWNLREGLRNCQIAAAPYGGPIALLKEPQRSSPSARPQLEIYTSSGSPMASFMWKSGVVKQLGWTISDDLLCVQEDGTVLVYDLFGSFKRHFSMGNELVQSHVLEAKIFHSPYGTGIAVLSGAYRFILATNIEDIKLRRLPEVPGLQGVPSCWTVLSQDRQTKVLLANGSDLYILDNTACTPVSPSGFSSQATNIIQVAGSFSYKYLALFTDSGHVWMGSANLKEKLCEVDTKMRTPPSQMAWCWRPKSQQPSVVIMWEKYLLVVGPCKDTIQYNLDNESVLVPELDSVRIISGTHHELLQEVPAVSEEIFKIASMAPGALLLEAHKEYEKESQKADEYLREIKEQDRLGDAVKQCVEAAGYEHEPETQKMLLRAASFGKCFLSNFRPEQFVCTCRDLRVLNAVRDYTVGIPLTLQQYKQMTVQVLIDRLVYRKLYPLAIEICRYLKIPEYQGVSRVLKHWACCKVQQKEEADEVIARMVSLKLGETAGISYSDIAARAYECGRTELAIKLLEFEPRSGEQVPLLLKMKRSQLALSKAIESGDTDLVYTVVTYLKNEMNRGDFFMTLRNQPIALSLYRQFCKHQEQDTLKDLFNQDDDHQELGNFYVRASYQEGRLDTRMSCLQNAMDEYNKAKNEFNAKATEEEMRLLRFQRRLEEEKGERMVGCSLQDTLHCLLIVGLHKQAEQLYKDFRVPDKRYWWLKLNALAEKEDWEEMEKFSKTKKSPIGYLPFVDVCMKHHNKYEARKYVSKVTPEQKVKAHIAVGDLEGAADAAIERRNEGEISLVLSHCSATTDRTIVDRLNRTRATAGKK encoded by the exons ATGGCGTTTGTTACTGCAAGTTGGAACCCACTAGGGGAAGCGTTTTACAG AAAGATCGAGCTTTATGAAATGGGATGGAACCTAAGGGAGGGACTCAGAAATTGTCAGATTGCAGCAGCCCCTTATGGTGGCCCGATCG CTCTGTTGAAGGAGCCCCAACGATCTTCACCTAGTGCTCGACCCCAGCTAGAGATCTATACCTCTTCTGGATCTCCCATGGCTAGCTTTATG TGGAAGAGCGGAGTGGTGAAGCAGCTAGGCTGGACAATCAGCGATGACTTGTTGTGTGTGCAGGAGGATGGCACTGTACTTGTATATGACTTGTTTGGTTCCTTCAAGAGACACTTCAGTATGGGCAAT GAACTTGTTCAGAGTCATGTGCTGGAAGCCAAGATTTTTCACTCACCCTATGGTACAGGGATTGCTGTACTTTCAGGGGCCTACCGATTCATTCTTGCTACAAACATTGAAGATATCAAACTTCGTCGCTTACCAGAAGTCCCAG GTCTACAGGGGGTGCCCTCTTGCTGGACTGTGCTTTCACAGGACAGACAAACCAAGGTGTTGCTGGCCAATGGCTCAGATCTATACATCTTGGACAACACTGCCTGCACACCGGTG AGCCCCTCAGGTTTCTCCTCCCAAGCCACCAACATTATCCAGGTTGCGGGTTCCTTCAGCTACAAGTATCTGGCTCTCTTCACAGATTCAGGTCATGTCTGGATGGGTTCTGCCAACCTAAAG GAAAAACTCTGTGAGGTCGACACCAAGATGCGGACCCCACCGTCACAGATGGCCTG GTGTTGGAGGCCTAAGAGTCAGCAGCCGTCAGTTGTGATCATGTGGGAAAAGTACCTGCTGGTAGTTGGACCATGTAAAGACACAATTCA GTATAACCTGGATAATGAATCTGTTCTGGTTCCGGAGCTTGATAGTGTTAGAATCATTAGTGGGACCCACCATGAGCTGCTTCAGGAGGTTCCAG CGGTAAGTGAGGAGATATTTAAGATAGCCTCTATGGCTCCTGGAGCGCTGCTGCTTGAAGCACACAAGGAGTATGAG AAAGAAAGCCAGAAAGCAGATGAATATCTGCGGGAGATCAAAGAGCAAGACCGGCTGGGTGATGCAGTGAAACAGTGTGTGGAAGCTGCCGGATATGAACATGAGCCAGAGACACAGAAGATGCTGCTCAGG GCAGCCTCCTTTGGAAAGTGCTTCCTCAGTAATTTCCGTCCAGAGCAATTTGTCTGCACGTGCAGAGATCTGCGTGTCCTGAATGCTGTTCGAGATTACACTGTGGGGATCCCTCTCACACTGCAACA GTATAAGCAGATGACGGTGCAGGTACTCATTGACAG GCTGGTGTACCGCAAACTGTACCCTCTCGCCATTGAGATTTGCCGCTATTTGAAGATTCCCGAGTACCAAGGAGTCAGTAGAGTGCTGAAGCACTGGGCCTGCTGTAAG GTGCAGCAAAAAGAAGAGGCTGATGAGGTCATTGCTCGAATGGTCAGTCTGAAGCTAGGGGAGACTGCTGGTATCTCCTACTCTGATATTGCAGCCAGGGCATATGAGTGTGGCAGGACAGAATTAGCCATCAAG CTCCTGGAGTTTGAGCCTCGCTCTGGTGAACAGGTGCCATTACTCTTGAAGATGAAAAGGAGTCAGTTGGCCCTCAGTAAAGCCATTGAGAGTGGAGACACTGACCTGG TCTACACAGTGGTCACATACCTGAAGAATGAGATGAACAGAGGAGATTTCTTCATGACCTTAAGGAACCAGCCAATTGCTCTGAGTCTTTATAGACAG TTTTGTAAGCATCAAGAGCAGGACACACTTAAAGACCTCTTCAATCAAGATGATGACCACCAGGAACTGGGCAACTTCTATGTGAGAGCTAGTTATCAAGAAGGG AGGCTGGATACACGCATGTCATGCCTGCAGAATGCAATGGATGAGTacaacaaagccaaaaatgagTTCAATGCTAAA GCCACAGAGGAGGAGATGCGTCTGTTGCGGTTTCAGCGACGCctggaggaggagaagggggAGCGAATGGTGGGCTGCTCGTTACAGGACACCCTGCACTGCCTGCTGATTGTAGGACTGCACAAGCAGGCTGAGCAGCTGTATAAAGACTTTCGTGTTCCTGACAAGAG GTACTGGTGGCTTAAACTCAATGCCCTAGCAGAGAAAGAAGACTgggaagaaatggagaaattttcAAAGACCAAGAAATCACCTATCGGATACCTG CCTTTTGTGGATGTCTGCATGAAGCACCACAATAAGTATGAGGCCAGGAAGTATGTGTCAAAGGTCACACCAGAACAGAAGGTGAAGGCACACATAGCAGTAGG GGATCTGGAAGGTGCTGCTGACGCTGCCATTGAAAGGCGCAATGAAGGGGAGATCAGTCTTGTTCTCTCCCATTGCTCTGCTACTACTGACAGAACCATTGTTGACCGTCTAAACAGAACACGGGCTACTGCTGGCAAGAAGTAA
- the LOC125741188 gene encoding fas apoptotic inhibitory molecule 1-like — protein sequence MSGDLVGVWEVALSDGVHRIEFEHGTTTGKRVIYIDGKEVVRRDWMFKLVGKETFNVGGTDTKATINIDAISGFAYEYTLEINGRSLKSYMENRSKITNTWLLNLDGADCRIVLEKDTMDIWCNGQKMETAGEFVDDGTETHFMIGDHDCCIKAVSSGRRRDGIIHSLLVDGTEVSSSPE from the exons ATGTCTGGGGACCTGGTTGGTGTTTGGGAAGTAGCTCTGAGTGATGGGGTCCATAGAATCGAATTTGAGCATGGGACAACTACAGGCAAACGTGTCATTTATATTGATGGAAAG gaAGTTGTGAGAAGGGATTGGATGTTCAAACTTGTTGGAAAAGAGACATTCAATGTGGGTGGGACAGACACAAAAGCCACAATAAATATTGATGCTATCAGTGGTTTTGCTTATGAATATACTTTGGAGATCAATGGGAGGAGTCTCAAGTCATACATGGAGAATAGATCCAAGATCACCAACACTTGGCTGCTAAATCTCGATGGAGCTGACTGCAGAATAGTCTTAG AGAAAGACACGATGGACATATGGTGCAATGGCCAGAAGATGGAGACTGCA GGAGAGTTTGTAGATGATGGCACTGAGACACACTTCATGATCGGTGACCATGATTGCTGCATCAAGGCTGTGAGCAGTGGCAGGAGAAGGGATGGCATCATCCATTCTCTACTGGTGGATGGTACTGAAGTTTCATCGTCCCCGGAATAA